Genomic segment of Salvia hispanica cultivar TCC Black 2014 chromosome 2, UniMelb_Shisp_WGS_1.0, whole genome shotgun sequence:
CAATGGGTACACGCTGACTGGGATGACAGCAAGGGAAGTGAAACCACCAGCTACTTCTGGCCTGTCAAAATCGACAATACCACCATAGCGCTTCGAAGCCTAGCCAACGGAAACTTCTGCAAACGTCTGACCGTGGACAGCAACTTGTCCGACCGTCTATCTGCCTCGGTCAGCACCATCACAACTGAAGCGAGAATGCAGGTGCAAGAACTGGTGTCCCAAAGAAAGGTCTACAACGTGACGTATCACATGCAGGATGCTATGATCTATAACGAGGCGCCTTATGTGGGGGGCTCATCCACCGTCACCAACTACAATGATGAGGAAGCCTCCATGGAAGTGTCCATCCAGTATCAAAACGTGATCTCTTATACTTTCAGCCGCGGGACTTCGGTCACAGCTGGGGTGAGTATCAGCATAGAAGCAGAGATACCCTTAATTGAGGATACAACGATTGAAACTTCTTTTAGCATAGACTCTACACTTCAATGGGACACCACCACAACTACTACCACTTCAGTTACGGCTACAGGCACCGTTCCTGTGCCCGCTAATTCAACGGTGATAGTTAGTTATGTTGGGACAATGGGCACCTGCAACATCCCTTATACTTACACTCAGGAAGACGTGAGCTCCACCACCGGCGAAATTACCTACTACAGTCAGACTGATGGTATCTACAACGGAGTCAGTTGCTACAACTTCGTCTTTCAAGTCGAACCAGTCCAACCGCTTCAGTCTGCCTGAACATTCAAGTGCCTTGCACATCGATCACCTTTGCCTTTCATCTGTCTCTTGATTGGTGCTTTATGTTTTCCCGATTTCCATTTTCCAGTACTGTCATTTGATGTTATTTCTGTTGTACCCACCTACTTTCCTTTTGCTTCATTTCAATAAAGATCGATGTCTTCCTATTACCTGTTTGTAGAAATACTTTAGCCAAGTACATTTCAATTTTGGTGTTAGCTTTTTCAATCATCGCAATCACTCACCAATTTTTCTATCATTGATAAGGTTTAAGAGAAGTGCAATAGATACAAATCGTATAAGACATGGATCTTTATTGGAAATTATGGTTCGAAAGTTAGGGTTCAAAAAGTGGAGcgttatatatttattccaCCACGGAATATGACAAACTTTTTCATCGCATCGCACCATTTATCATGAAAATAACAGTAGCTCACTGTATATAGATAGAGAGAGTGTGTGtcttgatataaaaaaattggctACATGTATTATGAAGAATATCATCACATtagacattaattataatttatttaatcaaatatattttgacaTAGAGTAACAGTGATAGTACTTTTTCACGGGTGTATACAATTTCAAAAAAGTGtaatttagtaataaaaattttaaataactgCAGTCTGTATATCTTTAGAAACCAGCATCAATCAAATAAGATAATGGTaaaatatggtaaaattttaaaaagagaCTTGGCTCTCtgcccaaaataatttatttgggcgaactataaataatgtcaagataatttattaaaatagagagccCATGtgcccaaaataaaaaatataaatgattcGGGTGATTTATTAAACAATATtgcacaaataaaaaaataaataatattcatatgatGGGCTGATGACCTTTCAGATACTAATACCTCTCTATTCGTCCCTTTATAGTCTAAGACATTTATTTGgatatgaaatttaagaagttgtgttaagtgaattaagtggaaagaaaataaagttaaaacaTTGGACATGCATTGCCGGCATCGATTACCTTTTCCTTTCATCTCTGTCTCTGCTTTATGTTTTCCGATTTCCGTATTAGTACTGTCGTTTGAAGTTATTTCTGTTGTACCCATCGACTTTCCTTTTGCTTCATTTCAATAAAGATCGATGTCTTCCTATTAATATTTAACTCATACTACTCCCTCTCCCTCCCTTCgtgtttatatttatgtgcATGCACCACCTGTTTGTAGAAATACTTCAGCTAAGTGCATTTCAGTTTTAGTGTTGCTTTTTCAATCATCGCAATCATTCACCAAATCGTGTAAGACATGGATCTTTATtggaaattatgaaaaagaaaCATGAGTA
This window contains:
- the LOC125208517 gene encoding natterin-4-like, which gives rise to MYLKAYDSPGGSWYLQFQESDANNELSAQTVTLMPNGYVRILSNHFGKFWWTDTSDSDQWVHADWDDSKGSETTSYFWPVKIDNTTIALRSLANGNFCKRLTVDSNLSDRLSASVSTITTEARMQVQELVSQRKVYNVTYHMQDAMIYNEAPYVGGSSTVTNYNDEEASMEVSIQYQNVISYTFSRGTSVTAGVSISIEAEIPLIEDTTIETSFSIDSTLQWDTTTTTTTSVTATGTVPVPANSTVIVSYVGTMGTCNIPYTYTQEDVSSTTGEITYYSQTDGIYNGVSCYNFVFQVEPVQPLQSA